A stretch of the Uranotaenia lowii strain MFRU-FL chromosome 3, ASM2978415v1, whole genome shotgun sequence genome encodes the following:
- the LOC129755020 gene encoding GPI mannosyltransferase 2-like, whose product MTKNSNHQPASKNKNHSHDNSNNGQHNANTKQHSHSASSSKAPPKARQHPMAQTTTSWHISITSLAIISRLLILLLQLVANLLIPDHDAGVFVAPRDPSAPSGKLDGILQTLFGGLHRWDAQYFLHISEHGYSYENTLAFFPLFPFIIKLMTTSLGGTTEIVSYRELSLVLAILLNQMCFVLAAKALYRLSNLVLGNKKKSELAVILFCFNPSSIFFSAPYTESLYAWLSFTVMAQCIDDINSVFITIPLSLSILCRSNGILNIGFLLFFTARRILSQNSFHNIICIGSKLFSILIIIIFHYGIVQVYYYYLFCFEQKFSFPAHVKDYGMVNGLVLAGNKTATSSPWCSNFLPLSYSYVQSHYWDVGFMKYYQIKQLPNFLLALPVIYLIVSNSYNYIIENWDYCARLGLFRVNKKQVKCMKSYDRLAFPFLAHGLFLTLFSVLFVHIQVTTRMVASSSPLLYWFAAEYFTGDRAFIKRQVIRKLSRQVQSGTESCSHVENHVDLSEIFDFRFMNFKQQAILVYFISYVFVGTVLFSNFLPWT is encoded by the exons ATGACCAAGAATAGCAATCATCAACCAGCGTCTAAGAACAAAAATCACAGCCATGATAATTCCAACAACGGCCAGCACAATGCTAACACCAAACAACACAGCCACTCAGCGTCGTCCTCTAAAGCACCACCTAAAGCGAGGCAGCATCCGATGGCACAAACTACAACCAGCTGGCACATCTCGATAACCTCCCTGGCCATCATCAGCCGCTTGTTGATTCTACTCTTGCAACTAGTAGCTAATTTGCTTATTCCGGATCACGATGCTGGCGTCTTTGTTGCTCCGAGAGATCCCTCTGCCCCAAGTGGGAAGCTTGATGGCATTCTTCAGACTCTTTTCGGTGGACTACATCGATGGGACGCCCAATATTTCCTACACATTTCCGAGCATGGGTACTCGTACGAAAACACTCTTGCTTTCTTTCCTCTATTTCCGTTCATTATCAAGTTAATGACCACCAGTCTAGGTGGTACGACCGAAATAGTATCCTATCGGGAGCTTTCGCTGGTACTGGCCATCCTACTGAACCAGATGTGTTTCGTGCTAGCAGCCAAGGCACTATATCGTTTGAGTAATCTGGTGCTGGGAAATAAAAAGAAGAGCGAACTTGCAGTCATATTGTTCTGCTTCAACCCTTCTTCAATATTCTTCAGCGCCCCGTACACAGAAAGCTTGTACGCATGGCTTTCCTTCACCGTAATGGCCCAGTGCATCGACGACATCAATTCGGTGTTCATAACGATTCCGCTCAGTTTGAGTATTTTGTGCCGATCGAATG GTATACTGAACATCGGCTTCCTGCTTTTCTTTACTGCAAGACGTATCCTGTCACAAAATTCGTTTCACAACATCATCTGCATCGGATCTAAGTTGTTTTCAATTCTAATCATTATCATATTTCACTACGGGATAGTGCAGGTCTACTATTATTATCTGTTTTGCTTCGAGCAGAAGTTTAGTTTTCCAGCACATGTCAAAGACTATGGAATGGTCAATGGACTGGTGCTAGCTGGTAACAAAACAGCGACATCTTCTCCGTGGTGCTCCAACTTCTTACCTTTGTCTTATTCGTACGTTCAAAGCCACTACTGGGATGTTGGGTTTATGAAGTACTATCAGATAAAGCAACTACCTAACTTTCTCCTCGCCTTACCAGTGATTTATCTAATCGTAAGTAATTCCTACAATTATATCATCGAAAATTGGGACTACTGTGCCCGATTAGGATTGTTCCGAGTTAACAAAAAGCAAGTCAAGTGTATGAAAAGCTATGACCGTTTGGCATTTCCGTTTCTTGCTCACGGACTATTTCTAACATTGTTCAGCGTTTTGTTTGTTCACATTCAGGTCACCACTAGAATGGTGGCATCGTCCAGTCCACTTTTGTACTGGTTTGCAGCTGAGTATTTTACCGGTGATAGAGCATTCATAAAGAGACAGGTCATTAGGAAGCTTTCCAGACAGGTTCAATCGGGAACCGAATCATGCTCACATGTCGAGAATCATGTCgatttaagtgaaatttttgatttcagattcatgaATTTCAAACAGCAAGCAATCTTGGTATATTTCATTAGCTACGTATTCGTAGGAACGGTGCTTTTTAGCAACTTCCTCCCTTGGACATAG
- the LOC129755021 gene encoding bleomycin hydrolase-like, producing MFPTPLSEEFFQKCRTDFYECPKNVLAQNVCTRVDPFEACMSRKTLENTQHVFTYKIENEGKPLTNQKSSGRCWLFAALNCIRIPFIKQYNLDEFEFSQAYLFYWDKIERANYFLNNIVDTARRGEEVDGRLVSFLLSDPTCDGGQWDMLVNLINKHGVMPKKCFPESFSCESSTRMNSVIKSKLREYAKELRTLIADGANDDQVKSQIQKQMNEVYNVVGICLGIPPEKFTWEYYDKSKKYLSIGPIKPLDFYEKYVKPYFNVDDKVCLVTDPRSINSYGRSYTVDCLGNVVGGRPVLYNNQPVETLLDLVTKALQLGEPVWFGCEVSKRFAGKQGIEDLDIHDFKLVFGVDIQTTMEKADRLLYGESMMTHAMVFTGVSVDPNTRRPTKFRVENSWGEDRGEKGYLIMTAEWFKEFVFEVVVDRSIVPQDVLDVFDLPPTVLPAWDPMGTLAK from the exons ATGTTTCCAA CACCGTTATCTGAAGagttctttcaaaaatgtagaaCCGACTTTTACGAGTGCCCGAAGAACGTTCTGGCACAAAACGTGTGCACCAGGGTCGATCCGTTTGAGGCGTGCATGTCACGTAAAACACTGGAAAACACGCAACATGTGTTCACTTATAAg ATTGAAAACGAAGGCAAACCGTTGACAAATCAGAAGAGTTCCGGCCGTTGCTGGTTGTTTGCAGCACTGAACTGCATCCGTATACCGTTCATCAAGCAGTATAACCTGGATGAGTTCGAATTCTCCCAGGCTTACTTGTTCTACTGGGATAAAATTGAACGGGCAAACTACTTCCTGAACAACATTGTTGACACGGCTCGTCGTGGCGAGGAAGTCGACGGTAGGCTGGTATCGTTCCTGTTGTCCGATCCAACCTGTGACGGTGGCCAGTGGGACATGCTGGTGAACCTCATCAACAAGCATGGAGTTATGCCGAAAAAATGCTTTCCCGAAAGCTTCAGCTGTGAGTCGAGTACCCGCATGAACTCGGTCATCAAGAGcaag CTGAGGGAATACGCAAAAGAGTTGCGCACGCTCATCGCCGATGGGGCGAATGACGATCAAGTAAAATCTCAAATTCAGAAACAGATGAACGAAGTGTACAACGTTGTCGGCATCTGTTTAGGAATTCCACCGGAGAAGTTCACTTGGGAATACTATGATAAGAGCaagaaatatcttagcatcGGACCCATCAAACCGTTAGATTTTTACGAGAAGTATGTCAAACCGTACTTCAATGTCGATGATAAGGTGTGCCTGGTAACGGATCCACGATCGATCAATTCCTACGGTCGTTCTTACACTGTTGACTGTTTGGGCAACGTGGTTGGTGGACGACCGGTCCTTTATAACAATCAACCGGTCGAGACTCTACTGGACCTGGTTACCAAGGCACTGCAGCTGGGTGAACCGGTTTGGTTCGGTTGTGAAGTGAGCAAACGTTTCGCGGGAAAACAGGGTATTGAAGATCTGGACAT TCACGATTTCAAATTAGTTTTCGGAGTAGATATTCAAACAACAATGGAAAAAGCAGACCGCTTACTGTACGGTGAATCGATGATGACGCATGCGATGGTATTCACTGGAGTGTCTGTTGAT CCAAACACTCGTCGCCCGACAAAGTTCCGGGTGGAGAACTCGTGGGGTGAGGATCGAGGCGAGAAGGGTTACCTCATCATGACCGCTGAATGGTTCAAAGAGTTCGTGTTCGAGGTCGTCGTCGATCGAAGCATAGTGCCGCAGGATGTGCTGGACGTGTTCGATCTACCACCAACCGTGCTTCCTGCCTGGGATCCGATGGGCACACTGGCCAAGTAG